One genomic window of Candidatus Pseudobacter hemicellulosilyticus includes the following:
- a CDS encoding DUF3276 family protein — MESVYSKRIRAGKRRTYFFDVRATRGNDYYITITESRKKFNENGYDRHKIFLYKEDFNKFLKALTEAVDYVKTDLMPNFDFDAYNHDQIADHEGGEVGEEGLIEEEETVVTSSAPVTAHVVAAAEVVSAPSADAGEEVDKW, encoded by the coding sequence ATGGAGAGCGTTTACAGTAAACGCATCAGGGCTGGAAAAAGAAGAACTTACTTCTTTGATGTGAGAGCTACCCGCGGCAATGACTACTACATTACCATCACGGAGAGTAGAAAGAAATTCAACGAAAACGGGTACGACCGTCACAAGATCTTCCTGTACAAGGAGGATTTCAACAAGTTCCTGAAGGCGCTCACAGAGGCAGTTGATTATGTTAAGACCGACCTGATGCCTAACTTTGATTTCGACGCATACAACCACGATCAGATTGCTGACCACGAAGGTGGAGAAGTTGGAGAAGAGGGACTGATTGAAGAAGAAGAAACAGTAGTAACCAGCAGTGCTCCGGTTACAGCACATGTTGTTGCAGCTGCTGAAGTTGTTTCCGCTCCCTCCGCTGATGCCGGTGAGGAAGTAGACAAATGGTAA
- a CDS encoding GntG family PLP-dependent aldolase, which translates to MMSVDLRSDTFTKPTPGMLKAMLEAEVGDDVFGEDPTVNRLEATMAALFGMEAALYCPSGTMSNQIAIKAHTHPGDEVICDKTAHVYQYEAGGIAFNSGAQVKLLDGDHGRFTAAQVLAAINPDDIHKPPSTLVCLENTANRGGGSCYSLPDIQAIRAVCQEQGMALHLDGARLFNAMVATGTRPAQYGELFHSISVCLNKGLGCPMGSVLLGNREFIRKSRRIRKVLGGGTRQAGYMAASGLYALENQVDRLATDHEHARQLAAALTEKEFISGLLPVVTNIVIAETVPAYPAARFTEALRQEGILAIPIAAHQFRLVLHLGVTEEMVQHSIRVIRDLPG; encoded by the coding sequence ATGATGTCTGTCGACCTGCGCTCAGATACTTTCACCAAACCCACGCCCGGCATGCTGAAAGCCATGCTGGAAGCGGAAGTGGGAGACGATGTTTTCGGAGAAGATCCAACTGTGAACCGGCTGGAAGCCACTATGGCTGCCCTGTTTGGGATGGAAGCTGCGCTTTATTGCCCCAGTGGCACTATGAGTAACCAGATTGCTATTAAAGCGCATACCCATCCGGGTGATGAGGTTATCTGCGATAAAACCGCCCATGTATACCAGTATGAGGCCGGCGGCATCGCCTTCAACTCCGGGGCACAGGTAAAACTGCTGGACGGGGACCATGGCCGCTTTACCGCCGCCCAGGTCCTGGCCGCCATCAACCCGGATGATATTCACAAACCTCCCAGCACCCTGGTCTGCCTTGAAAATACCGCCAACCGGGGCGGCGGCAGCTGTTATTCCCTGCCGGATATCCAGGCTATCCGGGCCGTTTGCCAGGAACAGGGTATGGCCCTCCACCTGGACGGCGCCCGGCTCTTCAATGCCATGGTAGCCACCGGCACCCGGCCCGCCCAGTACGGCGAACTTTTCCACAGCATCTCCGTCTGCCTCAACAAAGGCCTTGGCTGCCCCATGGGCAGCGTACTGCTGGGCAACCGAGAGTTTATCCGCAAATCCCGTCGTATCCGCAAAGTATTGGGAGGTGGTACCCGCCAGGCCGGTTATATGGCCGCCTCGGGCCTCTATGCCCTGGAAAATCAGGTGGACCGGCTGGCCACAGACCATGAACATGCCCGGCAACTGGCCGCGGCCCTGACCGAGAAGGAATTTATCAGCGGGCTGCTGCCCGTTGTGACCAATATTGTAATAGCTGAAACAGTTCCCGCATACCCCGCCGCCCGGTTTACGGAGGCCCTGCGCCAGGAAGGGATCCTGGCTATCCCCATTGCCGCTCACCAGTTCCGGCTGGTGCTGCACCTGGGAGTTACCGAAGAGATGGTGCAACACAGCATCCGCGTGATCCGGGACCTGCCGGGCTAA
- the pgi gene encoding glucose-6-phosphate isomerase produces the protein MLPKIRPHRTQVWKKLDSHFKKAKELELSTLFAEDKRRFQRFSLQFEDILVDYSKNRITDKTLGLLLDLAKECELKDAINAMFKGAPINETEGRAVLHTALRNFSGKPVKVDGKDVMPDVKKVQEQMRKFCQRVHSGEWLGYTGKKIKYIVNIGIGGSDLGPFMVTEALKPYWMEGIQPYFVSNVDATHIAETLKKVNPEETLFLVASKTFTTQETMTNALTARTWFLEAAGDEAHVAKHFVALSTNEKEVVKFGIDKANMFEFWDWVGGRYSLWSAIGLSIALTVGYPHFEQLLKGAHSIDNHFRQAPLQKNIPVILALIGIWYTDFFGAQTEAILPYDQYLHRFAAYFQQGNMESNGKGVDRKGKPVAYATGPVIWGEPGTNGQHAFYQLIHQGTVLIPCDFIAPAISHNPIGDHHAKLLSNFFAQTEALMNGKSEEVVKAELVKAGKNAQEIKALVPFKVFDGNRPTNSILVKQITPYTLGQLIAIYEHKIFVQGVIWNIFSFDQWGVELGKQLANNILPELQNDKQIFSHDASTNGLINAWKEMKKA, from the coding sequence ATGTTACCTAAAATCAGGCCTCATCGTACCCAAGTGTGGAAAAAACTGGACAGCCACTTCAAAAAAGCAAAAGAGCTGGAGCTATCCACCCTCTTTGCCGAAGACAAAAGAAGGTTCCAGCGTTTTTCCCTTCAGTTTGAAGACATTCTGGTAGATTATTCCAAGAACCGCATTACCGACAAGACCCTGGGCCTCCTGCTGGACCTGGCCAAAGAATGCGAACTCAAGGATGCCATCAACGCTATGTTCAAAGGCGCTCCCATCAACGAGACCGAAGGCCGCGCCGTACTCCATACCGCCCTGCGCAATTTTTCCGGTAAACCCGTTAAAGTTGACGGCAAGGACGTTATGCCCGATGTTAAAAAAGTGCAGGAACAGATGCGCAAATTCTGCCAGCGTGTACACAGCGGCGAATGGCTGGGGTATACCGGTAAAAAAATTAAATACATCGTCAATATCGGTATCGGCGGCAGCGATCTCGGCCCCTTCATGGTGACCGAGGCCCTGAAGCCCTACTGGATGGAAGGTATCCAGCCCTACTTTGTGTCCAACGTGGATGCCACCCATATTGCAGAGACCCTCAAAAAGGTAAACCCCGAGGAAACCCTGTTCCTGGTGGCCAGCAAGACCTTCACCACCCAGGAAACCATGACCAACGCCCTCACCGCCCGCACCTGGTTCCTGGAAGCAGCCGGCGACGAGGCCCATGTAGCCAAACATTTCGTGGCCCTGAGCACCAATGAAAAAGAAGTGGTGAAATTCGGGATCGACAAAGCCAATATGTTTGAATTCTGGGATTGGGTTGGCGGTCGCTACTCCCTGTGGAGCGCTATCGGCCTGTCCATAGCCCTCACCGTAGGCTATCCCCATTTTGAACAACTGCTGAAAGGCGCACACAGCATCGACAACCATTTCCGCCAGGCGCCCCTTCAGAAAAATATTCCCGTGATCCTGGCCCTGATCGGCATCTGGTACACGGATTTCTTTGGCGCCCAGACGGAAGCCATCCTCCCCTATGATCAGTACCTGCACCGCTTTGCCGCCTATTTCCAGCAGGGCAATATGGAAAGCAATGGTAAAGGGGTTGACCGGAAAGGCAAACCCGTTGCCTATGCTACCGGTCCGGTGATCTGGGGCGAACCAGGAACAAACGGACAACACGCGTTCTACCAGCTGATCCACCAGGGTACTGTGCTGATCCCCTGCGATTTCATTGCACCCGCTATCAGCCATAATCCCATTGGCGACCACCACGCCAAACTACTGTCTAACTTCTTTGCACAAACGGAGGCGCTGATGAACGGCAAATCTGAAGAAGTAGTAAAAGCAGAACTGGTGAAAGCCGGTAAAAACGCCCAGGAGATCAAAGCCCTGGTGCCTTTCAAAGTGTTTGACGGTAATCGTCCCACCAACTCCATCCTGGTAAAACAGATCACACCGTATACACTGGGGCAGCTGATTGCCATCTATGAGCACAAGATCTTTGTGCAGGGGGTGATCTGGAATATCTTCAGCTTTGACCAATGGGGTGTGGAACTGGGCAAGCAACTGGCCAATAACATCCTGCCTGAGCTGCAGAACGACAAGCAGATCTTCAGCCATGACGCCTCTACCAATGGCCTGATCAATGCCTGGAAAGAAATGAAGAAAGCATAG
- a CDS encoding ABC transporter ATP-binding protein: MKQLKAINKYFWKYRWRFLFGILFIVLSNYFKILTPQLTGFVVDEVQAELVQKTSPETYDAKVAGLEKKQSRYDISVQELIAVFRNADISFGRLVVWAGIILLGLAILSGFFMFLMRQTIIVMSRHIEYDQKNEVFNHYLKLDSNFYKTHNTGDLMNRIAEDVSRVRMYTGPALMYFINLAATIGFSLYFMFATEPRLTLYVLAPLPLLAVTIYFVNTVINKKSERIQALLSDLTTNAQESYSGIRVIKSFVQEQAMNAHFEKNSEEYKKNAIGLAKLEAVYFPSMALLIGFSTLLTIMIGGIYAIYGSHEVTIGTIAEFVMYINMLTFPVSAIGWTASMIQRAAASQKRLNEFLDTTPVISSPAEALTPVLQGDIQFRDVDFIYPNTGIHALKQFNLHIKKGQKIAIIGHTGSGKTTIAQLLLRMYDATRGSIAVDGQPISSLDLQSLRTQISYVPQDVFLFSDTIANNIRFGVSAASMEDIERAARYASVEKEIQGFHEQYATMIGERGVTLSGGQKQRISIARALLKDPGIVVFDDCLSAVDARTEKEILGNLNRFLKEKTAIIITHRIFTLFDFDQIIVLEEGKIVEQGTHADLLALNGYYTYLYTQQLQENRQRPEDN; this comes from the coding sequence TTGAAACAACTGAAGGCGATCAATAAATACTTCTGGAAATACCGGTGGCGATTCCTTTTTGGGATCCTGTTCATCGTATTGTCCAACTATTTTAAGATCCTCACGCCCCAGCTTACCGGGTTTGTGGTTGATGAAGTGCAGGCGGAGCTGGTGCAGAAGACCAGCCCGGAAACCTATGACGCCAAAGTGGCCGGACTGGAAAAGAAGCAGTCCCGCTATGATATCAGCGTACAGGAGCTGATTGCTGTATTCCGTAATGCGGATATAAGCTTCGGGCGGCTGGTGGTCTGGGCGGGGATCATCCTGCTGGGACTGGCTATACTGAGCGGCTTCTTTATGTTCCTGATGCGACAGACCATTATTGTCATGAGCCGGCATATAGAATACGATCAGAAGAATGAAGTATTCAATCATTACCTGAAGCTCGACAGCAATTTCTACAAAACACATAATACCGGCGACCTCATGAACCGCATTGCGGAAGATGTGAGCCGGGTGCGTATGTATACCGGTCCGGCGCTTATGTATTTTATTAACCTGGCCGCTACCATCGGTTTCAGTCTCTATTTCATGTTTGCCACTGAGCCGAGGCTTACGCTGTATGTGCTGGCCCCGCTGCCCCTGCTGGCGGTGACCATTTATTTTGTCAATACCGTCATCAACAAAAAAAGCGAAAGGATCCAGGCGCTCCTTTCTGATCTGACCACCAATGCGCAGGAGTCCTATTCCGGCATCCGGGTCATCAAATCCTTTGTACAGGAGCAGGCCATGAATGCGCATTTTGAAAAGAACAGTGAGGAATACAAAAAGAATGCGATCGGCCTGGCGAAGCTGGAGGCGGTGTATTTCCCTTCCATGGCCCTGCTCATTGGTTTCAGCACCCTGCTGACCATCATGATCGGCGGCATCTATGCCATTTATGGCAGCCACGAGGTCACCATCGGCACTATTGCGGAATTTGTGATGTACATCAATATGCTGACCTTCCCGGTCAGCGCCATCGGCTGGACGGCCAGTATGATCCAGCGGGCGGCAGCTTCGCAGAAGCGGCTGAACGAGTTCCTGGATACCACGCCGGTCATCAGCAGCCCTGCTGAGGCCCTAACGCCTGTTTTACAAGGTGATATCCAGTTCAGGGATGTTGATTTCATCTATCCCAATACTGGTATTCACGCGCTCAAGCAGTTCAACCTCCACATAAAAAAAGGACAGAAGATCGCCATCATTGGCCATACCGGCAGCGGGAAGACCACCATCGCCCAGCTGCTCCTGCGCATGTATGACGCTACGCGGGGCAGTATTGCTGTGGACGGGCAGCCCATCAGCAGCCTGGACCTGCAATCCCTGCGCACGCAGATCAGCTATGTGCCGCAGGACGTGTTCCTGTTCAGTGATACCATTGCCAACAATATCCGCTTCGGCGTATCGGCCGCCTCTATGGAAGACATTGAGCGGGCGGCCCGCTATGCCAGTGTGGAGAAAGAGATCCAGGGTTTTCATGAGCAGTATGCCACCATGATCGGTGAAAGAGGCGTAACGCTGAGCGGCGGCCAGAAGCAGCGGATCTCCATTGCCCGGGCATTGCTCAAGGATCCCGGCATTGTGGTGTTTGATGATTGCCTCAGTGCAGTGGATGCCCGGACTGAAAAGGAGATATTGGGCAACCTGAACCGGTTTTTGAAGGAGAAGACCGCTATTATAATTACGCATCGAATATTTACCTTATTTGATTTCGATCAGATCATTGTGCTGGAAGAAGGAAAAATCGTAGAACAGGGCACCCACGCGGATCTCCTGGCCCTCAACGGGTACTATACGTATTTGTATACGCAACAATTACAGGAAAACAGGCAGCGCCCCGAAGACAACTGA
- a CDS encoding YqaE/Pmp3 family membrane protein, with protein MKKFNTRFFALLMLISTTTMTVPVLAIEPVVPAAAAPAAEPEPEAVKSAMREFKSLSRTERKARIKDAKKLMKEYKADKRAGKDAAETDQVLLAILAILLPPLAVYLKTDEVGSKFWLSVILTLLFWIPGVVYALLVVFDAV; from the coding sequence ATGAAAAAATTCAACACTCGTTTCTTCGCGCTGCTTATGCTGATCAGCACCACAACCATGACTGTTCCTGTTCTGGCCATTGAGCCCGTTGTGCCTGCTGCTGCCGCTCCTGCCGCCGAACCTGAGCCTGAGGCTGTGAAATCCGCCATGCGGGAATTCAAATCCCTGTCCCGGACAGAAAGGAAAGCCCGGATCAAGGATGCCAAGAAATTAATGAAAGAATACAAGGCCGACAAACGCGCCGGTAAAGACGCCGCCGAGACTGACCAGGTCCTCCTGGCTATCCTGGCCATCCTGCTGCCACCACTGGCCGTATACCTGAAAACAGACGAAGTGGGTTCCAAATTCTGGCTGAGCGTGATCCTCACCCTGCTGTTCTGGATCCCCGGTGTTGTATACGCTTTACTGGTAGTATTTGACGCCGTATAA
- a CDS encoding sigma-70 family RNA polymerase sigma factor, with the protein MDKELLLQIAAGNEKAFAIFVRHHLRNIYGHCLSYLKSPQQAEELTQDIFLQLWKQRATLPTLDNPEDYIYILSRNHIFRSYRKKVMELAELPDNFDQAAPELADELAEYKDAYALLMRGIDQLPEKRRAVFIMSRIEGLSHAEIAERTGLHKVTVAQYIMLALDFLKKYLQENNGESIGVILLLLQIFS; encoded by the coding sequence GTGGATAAAGAACTGCTTCTACAGATCGCCGCCGGCAACGAAAAGGCTTTCGCAATTTTTGTACGGCATCACCTGCGCAATATCTACGGGCATTGCCTCAGCTATCTCAAATCCCCCCAGCAAGCAGAAGAACTGACCCAGGATATCTTCCTCCAGCTCTGGAAACAGCGGGCTACCCTGCCCACACTGGATAACCCGGAAGACTATATCTATATCCTCTCCCGCAACCATATTTTCCGCTCCTACCGTAAAAAAGTGATGGAGCTGGCGGAACTGCCGGACAATTTTGACCAGGCAGCGCCGGAACTGGCCGATGAGCTGGCAGAATACAAGGACGCCTATGCCCTGCTGATGCGTGGCATTGACCAGCTCCCGGAAAAACGCCGCGCTGTATTTATCATGAGCCGTATAGAAGGACTGAGCCATGCCGAGATAGCTGAGCGGACAGGCCTCCACAAGGTCACTGTGGCGCAGTATATTATGCTGGCCCTTGACTTCCTCAAGAAATATTTACAGGAAAACAATGGAGAGTCCATCGGCGTCATCCTGCTATTGCTGCAAATTTTTTCCTGA
- a CDS encoding META domain-containing protein, which yields MKMGLLVWAGISACWLTACNNNVPPAGSSSPLEGTTWKLTGLSSLPEGLPALPQDVTLRMDTGRVTGHAGCNRYFGTYTLSGASLQFNGVGSTKMFCDAAMKVEEGLLQSISNTGSYHVQESGMVLLKGSDTLARFTVLRDTAQ from the coding sequence ATGAAAATGGGTTTGCTTGTATGGGCAGGCATCAGCGCCTGCTGGCTCACCGCCTGCAACAATAATGTGCCGCCTGCCGGCAGCAGCAGTCCGCTGGAAGGCACTACCTGGAAACTGACCGGGCTCAGCAGCCTTCCGGAAGGTTTGCCCGCCCTGCCACAGGACGTAACCCTTCGGATGGATACCGGCCGGGTGACCGGGCATGCCGGCTGTAACCGGTATTTTGGTACCTATACCCTCAGCGGCGCCAGCCTGCAGTTCAACGGGGTAGGCAGTACCAAGATGTTCTGCGATGCCGCCATGAAAGTGGAAGAAGGCCTGCTGCAGTCCATCAGTAATACCGGCAGCTACCATGTACAGGAATCCGGCATGGTGCTCCTGAAAGGCAGTGATACCCTTGCCCGTTTTACGGTACTCAGGGACACGGCCCAATAA
- a CDS encoding FecR domain-containing protein, whose translation MTVQRLYELTDKYLNNELGPGELKELHALLGKPEGQAAAEEQLLEQLRNKALILPEADGPLPAGLEERILAGAKAPASRLSRIVRIGRPARAAAILVLLAGIAAWLFWKPGSGKAGAPVTQQEILPGRNGAVLTLADGRSIVLDSAGNGLIASQAGSKVVLQDNQLLYQSNADSTQAAPEMNTLTTPRGRQFHITLPDGSRVWLNSVSSIRYPTRFRETNRTVEISGEAYLEIKDNPSQPFRVIVNNSTIEVLGTRFNVHAYQDEDYLTTTLLGGKVRVSSRKGAVILQPGQQALLHQQELTPQVRTADTEKVMAWKDGFFEFDQLDIPQMLREISRWYDVEIRIRQPLPKVQLGGRISRQLPLSEVLQSLESFGIHFQLEGRTLIVKP comes from the coding sequence ATGACTGTGCAGCGATTATATGAACTGACGGACAAATACCTGAACAATGAGCTGGGTCCCGGCGAGCTTAAGGAGCTGCATGCGCTGCTTGGTAAGCCGGAAGGACAGGCTGCTGCGGAAGAACAGCTGCTGGAGCAGCTGCGTAACAAAGCGTTGATACTGCCCGAAGCCGATGGCCCCCTGCCTGCCGGCCTGGAAGAAAGGATCCTGGCAGGCGCCAAAGCTCCTGCTTCCCGACTTTCCCGGATTGTCCGGATAGGCAGGCCCGCACGGGCTGCCGCCATCCTGGTACTCCTGGCAGGCATTGCCGCCTGGCTGTTCTGGAAACCCGGCTCCGGGAAAGCCGGCGCCCCCGTGACGCAGCAGGAGATCCTGCCCGGCCGCAACGGAGCGGTACTGACACTGGCCGACGGGCGCAGTATAGTACTGGACAGCGCCGGCAACGGCCTTATTGCCAGCCAGGCCGGCAGCAAAGTGGTCCTGCAGGACAACCAGCTGCTGTACCAGTCCAATGCAGACAGCACGCAGGCTGCGCCGGAAATGAATACCCTGACAACACCCAGGGGCCGCCAGTTCCATATCACCCTGCCTGATGGCAGCAGGGTATGGCTTAACTCTGTATCCTCCATCCGCTATCCGACCCGTTTTCGCGAGACGAACCGGACAGTGGAGATCAGCGGAGAAGCCTACCTGGAGATCAAAGACAACCCCAGTCAGCCCTTTCGGGTGATTGTCAACAACAGCACTATTGAAGTGCTGGGCACCCGCTTCAACGTACATGCTTACCAGGATGAAGATTATCTGACCACTACCCTGCTCGGGGGTAAGGTCCGGGTATCCTCCCGGAAAGGAGCCGTTATCCTCCAGCCCGGCCAGCAGGCCCTGCTCCACCAACAGGAGCTGACCCCGCAGGTCCGTACGGCGGATACAGAAAAAGTGATGGCCTGGAAAGACGGATTCTTCGAATTCGACCAGCTGGATATTCCGCAGATGCTGCGGGAGATCAGCCGCTGGTATGATGTAGAGATCCGTATCCGGCAGCCCCTGCCCAAAGTTCAGCTGGGCGGGCGCATCAGCCGGCAGCTGCCGCTGTCCGAAGTGCTGCAGTCACTGGAATCATTCGGCATCCATTTCCAGCTGGAAGGAAGGACCCTGATCGTTAAGCCTTAA